The Bacteroidota bacterium genome includes a region encoding these proteins:
- a CDS encoding right-handed parallel beta-helix repeat-containing protein, whose translation MAGYNQHAKYIYVVNRRCNWQGTDTSNRFIRLKIDSTVASHCSNIIVTNLKTGQKYYTTKNSNFDLYLNAGDGTLLKFEPRFVHGGTLVVDEFISEGIYEVDTTLIVPEGVKLTVSAGTKLTFRNSGRLLVEDGELEVKGTQNNKVEFDFVSKNWGAGNGIHAYRTPLKIKNAVIKNASCGIYSHISPGDTIDGVIIDNTHYGISLYYSYNYGADNTVIRNSQITNCQL comes from the coding sequence TTGGCAGGATATAATCAACATGCGAAGTATATTTATGTCGTTAACAGGAGATGTAATTGGCAGGGTACTGACACTTCGAACAGATTTATACGCTTAAAAATCGATTCAACTGTAGCCTCCCATTGTTCCAATATAATAGTAACAAACCTAAAAACGGGACAAAAGTATTATACAACAAAAAACTCAAACTTCGACTTGTACCTAAATGCCGGGGACGGAACTCTGTTAAAATTTGAACCTCGATTTGTTCATGGCGGGACTCTTGTGGTTGATGAATTTATTAGTGAGGGCATTTACGAAGTTGACACAACCCTCATTGTTCCGGAAGGAGTAAAGCTAACAGTGAGTGCCGGTACAAAGCTTACCTTCCGGAATTCCGGAAGATTATTGGTTGAAGATGGTGAACTCGAAGTAAAAGGAACACAGAACAACAAGGTAGAGTTTGATTTTGTCTCAAAGAACTGGGGAGCGGGAAACGGTATCCATGCTTACAGAACGCCCCTGAAGATTAAAAATGCTGTAATAAAGAACGCGAGTTGTGGTATTTACAGTCATATCAGTCCGGGTGACACGATCGACGGGGTGATCATTGACAATACCCACTATGGGATAAGTTTATACTACAGCTATAACTACGGAGCCGACAACACGGTTATCCGCAACTCACAGATAACCAACTGCCAGTTGTGA